Proteins encoded together in one Fimbriiglobus ruber window:
- a CDS encoding CaiB/BaiF CoA transferase family protein, which produces MLPRDAHPPLHDVRVLDAARVLAGPFCGQLLGDLGADVIKLERPGQGDDTRGWGPPFLGPFSAYFLSCNRNKRAITLDVQTPDGRAVLDELLVKSDVLIENFRTDSAEKLGLTPDALLARHPRLIVCSISGFGRTGPLRDAPGYDFAVQALSGLMNITGPVEGPPCKVGVAVADVLTGLYAATAILACLHARTQSGHGYAIDLALHDCALAAQVNVAQAYLSGGAVPPRQGNAHLQIVPYQLFETADGWIVLNVGNDAQWRAFCQAADAAELGANPRYATNRFRVETRDELVPKVAAIMRIRSTAEWEQRLVAATVPHAVVRDYSGVFADEQTLARGMKVTVRDPAGNPVDLIGNPVRLTGAPVALPTMPPGLGEQTAAVLRDLLGMDATRIEELRAKGVV; this is translated from the coding sequence ATGTTGCCGCGCGATGCACACCCGCCCTTGCACGACGTCCGCGTTCTTGATGCCGCGCGGGTTTTGGCCGGGCCGTTCTGTGGCCAACTTCTGGGCGACCTCGGGGCGGATGTCATTAAGCTCGAACGGCCCGGCCAGGGGGACGACACCCGCGGTTGGGGGCCGCCGTTCCTCGGGCCATTCTCGGCGTACTTCCTCTCGTGCAACCGAAACAAACGAGCCATCACGCTCGACGTTCAGACGCCGGACGGCCGGGCGGTATTGGATGAGTTGTTGGTTAAGAGCGACGTACTGATCGAGAACTTCCGCACCGACAGTGCGGAAAAGCTCGGTCTCACACCAGACGCCCTGCTAGCCCGGCACCCCCGGCTGATCGTCTGCTCGATCTCTGGCTTCGGCCGGACCGGGCCACTCCGGGACGCCCCGGGCTACGACTTCGCGGTCCAGGCGTTGAGTGGGTTGATGAACATCACCGGCCCGGTCGAGGGGCCGCCGTGCAAGGTCGGGGTGGCTGTCGCGGACGTCCTCACCGGCCTGTACGCGGCGACCGCGATCCTCGCCTGCCTCCACGCCCGCACGCAGTCCGGGCACGGGTACGCGATCGATCTCGCGCTGCATGATTGTGCCCTCGCCGCCCAGGTGAACGTGGCCCAGGCGTACCTGTCCGGCGGCGCCGTCCCGCCACGGCAGGGCAACGCCCACTTGCAGATTGTCCCTTACCAGTTGTTCGAGACCGCGGACGGGTGGATCGTGCTGAACGTGGGTAACGATGCTCAGTGGCGGGCGTTTTGTCAGGCGGCCGACGCAGCCGAACTCGGGGCCAACCCGCGCTACGCCACCAACCGCTTCCGCGTCGAGACGCGGGACGAACTCGTTCCCAAGGTGGCGGCGATAATGCGGATACGGTCGACGGCGGAATGGGAACAACGACTCGTTGCGGCGACCGTGCCGCACGCCGTCGTGCGCGATTACTCGGGCGTGTTCGCGGACGAGCAGACTCTGGCTCGCGGGATGAAAGTGACCGTGCGCGACCCGGCCGGCAATCCCGTCGATTTGATCGGCAATCCGGTGCGTCTGACGGGGGCTCCGGTCGCGCTGCCGACCATGCCGCCGGGTCTGGGTGAACAGACCGCGGCCGTACTTCGCGACCTGCTCGGGATGGACGCGACCCGCATCGAAGAGTTGCGGGCGAAAGGTGTGGTGTGA